The Halobaculum magnesiiphilum genome contains the following window.
CTCCTGGAGGTCGGCGAGATCCGGCAGGTGAGCACGAAGTACGGCGAGCGCGACCTCGCGGAGTTGACGGTCCGACCGGATGGGGGTGCCGCGGACCCCGTCACCGTCACCCTCTGGGGAAAGTGGACCCACACCGCCGAGCACGCCGAGCCGGGGATGGAGCTGCTCGTCACGGACGCCGAAGTCGACGATTACGGCGACCGCGAGGGGTACACCACCTCCGCGGACTCGTACGTCGTCCTCGAACCGGACTTCCTCGTCGACGTGACCGACATCCGCTCGTGGGTGCAGTGCCCGCGGATGTACTACCTGAACAAGCTCTCGGGCATCCCGCTGAACTACCCGGTCGTCAAGGGGACGGTCGTCCACGAGGTGTTCGGCGACCTGCTTCGCGGGGTCGAGTTGGAGGAGTCCATCGACGACCGCGTCGCGGAGGCCGGGCTCGAACTCGGCCTGCTCGGGATGGAGCGCGAGGAGGTCGCCGACGAGGTGCGCCGCAACGCCGCGGCGATCGAGGGATGGCTGAATCAGGGGACGCTCGCGACCGACGGCGACGCCTCCGCGGGCGCAGAGGGCGAAACCACGGTCGTCGGCAGCGACGCGTCCACTGAAGCCTGCGACGACGCATCGACGAACACCGCCGCCGACGAAAACGCCTCCCGCTCGGAGTGGGACGGCGGCCCCGACGAGTCGGAGTGGCGCTCGGAGTACACGCTCATCTCGCCGACCTTCGGCGTGAAGGGGCGCGCAGACGCGCTCCGCCGCGGGCAACCCGTCGAGCTCAAGACGGGCAAGAACACGAACCGCGAGCCGCGGTTCCAGGACAAGATCCAGGCGGCCTGCTACGCGCTCCTGTTGCGCGAGCGCGGCATCGACGCCGACACCGGCACCCTGCTGTATACCAAGAACACCGCCCTGGAGCGCGGCGAGGAGTCGGGCGACCTCTCGCCGGCCAAGGAATTCTCCGTCGGGAAGGGGCTGCTCGATTTCGTCGTCCGCCAGCGCAACGAGATAGCCGCGACTGAGTTCGACATGAGCGTCCCGACGGGCTACGAGGCCGACGCGAAATGCGAGTACTGTTTCGAGCAGGACACCTGCATGGTCGTCTCGGGCCGCCTCGATCAGGAGTCGAAGGCCGGGCAGATCGGGACGGCACTCTCCGAGGAGGAGCGCGAGTACTTCGATGAGACCTATCGCGCGCTGGAGGAGGAACGCCGCGAGACACACGCCGAGTACCGGAAACTGTGGGAGCAGACCGCCGAGGAGCGCGCGGCCGACGACCGCGCGCTGATCGACCTGGAGCCGGTCAGGGAGGAGCCGCTCGGCGACGGCCGGTGGGGACTCACCGCCCGCAAGGAGTCCGACGCCGTCTCGAAGCTCCGCGAGGGCGACGTGGCGCTCGCCTCGGACGGCGATCCCGCGTCGGGCCACTCCGAGTTGGGCCGGATCCAGAAGCTGGGCGAGGAGGTCGTCGTCGAGACGGACGAGCCCGTGAAGCTGTGCCGTCTCGACGTGTACCCCTCGGAACTGTCCGTCTCGCGGATGCACACCGCCGTCCACGACTTCGTACTCAAGGGCGACCCCGACCGAAAGGACGTGCTGTTCGGCCGCCGGGAGCCCGCCTTCGGCACGCGTGACGACGACGCGACGCCGTTCATCGACAACAACGAGGCGCAGAACGCCGCCGTCGAGCGGGCGGTCACCGCCGAGGACTTCGCGCTCGTCCACGGTCCGCCGGGGACGGGCAAGACGTACACCATCGCCCGCATCGTCCGCGCGCTCGTCGAGCGCGGCGACAGGGTCCTCCTGTCGGCGTTCACGAACCGCGCGGTCGACAACGCCGTCGAGGCGCTGCGGGCGCAGGGCTTCACCGATGTCCTCCGCGTCGGGACGGAGACGGGCGTCCGCGGCGACATGCAGGACATCCGTCTCGTCACGCGCGGGGAACCGAACGACCGCGCGGCGAAGCTGAACTCGGCGCCCGTCGTCGCCGCCACCACCTCCTCCTGTGGGTCGCGGACGATGCGCGAGCAGGAGTTCGACGTGGCGCTCGTCGACGAGGCCTCCCAGCTTACCGAGCCGGGGACCCTCGCAGCCATCAACCTCGCCGACCGGTTCGTGCTCGTCGGCGACCACGAGCAGCTTCCGCCCGTCGTGCGCGCCGAGAACCGCCTGCGCGAGTCGCTGTTCCAGCGCCTCATCGAGGAACACCCCGACGCGGGCGTCATGCTCGACCGCCAGTACCGCATGAGCCAGCGCATTCAGGCGTTCTCCTCGCGGGAGTTCTACGACGGGAAGCTCCGTCCCGCGACACCCGAGGTGGCCGGGCAGACCCTCGCGGATCTCGGCGTCGACACCGCGGACCTCCCGCCGGAACTCCGGGATCCCGTCTCGTTCGTCGACCCCGACGGCGCCCGCGAGGGCAACGCCAACCCCGCCGAGGCCGACCGCGTGGCCCAGGTCGTGGAGGCGTACGTCGCCGCCGGCGTCGACCCCGACGACATCGGCGTCATCGCGCCGTTCCGCGCGCAGGTGGCGGAGATCGGTCGCCGGACGGACGTGACCGTCGACACGGTCGACCGCTTCCAGGGGTCGAGCGAGGAGGTGATCGTGGTCTCGTTCGTCGCGACGGGCGACCTCGACGGCCCGATCTTCGAGGACACCCGCCGCGTCAACGTCGCGCTGACGCGGGCGAAGAAGGCGCTGTGTCTCGTCGGGGACGCCGAGGCGCTCGCGTCCGAGCCGTTCTACGCGCGGATGCTCGATTGGGCGCGACGGTAGTCGGTCGGCGACATCGCCTCCGGCGTCCGCATCGCCCGCGACTCAGTCGTCCCGTTCCCCGTCGCGGTCCGATCGTCGGTCGGCGGCGTCATTGCCGCCCTCAGTTTCGTCCCCCTCGGTGTCTTTCCCCCCATCGCCGTCCTGGGTGTCGCTCTCCTCGTCGCCGGACCCCCGGCCGTTGGTCGCGACCGAGTCGGGTCCGTATGGCAATCCGTGGTCTGGCCCGACGGCGTCCGTCGTCGCGTCCGAACCCGCGTCCGGACCGATATCCGAAGTCGCCTCCCCCTCGGTCGCGCCTCCCTCGGCGCGACGACGGCGGTCGTGCCGCACGCGCCGGCGAGCCGCGAGGTCGTCCTCCAGCCTGTCGAGCAGTTCCTCGCGGAGCGCGTCGGCGTCCGCGGCGTCGAGGTCGTAGGCGATCGCGTCGCCGCCGAGCAGCCCCGAGGAGGACGCCGAGTCGCCGACGACGGACGCGAGGTTCCGTCTGCGCTGGAAGACGGTCCGGGAGACGAACACCGTCTGGAGCCGGAAGTACGGCACCAGCCGGGTGTGTCGACGCAGCACCCCGGTCCGGGTGACGAACCCGTCGCCGACGGTGGTGTGCCCGCGGTTCGCCCACGTCAGGTGCCCCGCGATCGGTGCCAGCGCGACGCCGACCAGCGGGAGCAGGGGGAGGGCCCCCGGGAGGTCGAACACGAGCCGGTCGACCCCGACCGCGAGGGCCGTCGCCACGAGCGCAGCGATCGCGTAGCGGGCGACGTACCGGCGTCTGGCGCGCGTCGGCGGGCGCGCGACCGTGTCGACGCCGAAGGCGTCGTCCGGGTCGTCAGGATCGTTCGGGCTGTTCGGGGCCTCCAGGTCGTCTACCTCCGCGTCGGCGTCCGTGCCCAGCTCCGCCCGCACGTCGTCGGCGAGCGCGACGACCCGAGACCGGGTGTCCAGCGGAACCGCCGTCTCGGCGCCGCCGTCGCCGCCGCCCCCACCCCCCGAACCCGGGGCGTACCCGGCCGTCTCGATCGCGAGGCTCGCGTAGCCGAGCCGGCGCATGACGGCGTTCTCTGAGACGGTGACCGTCTGGACCTTCGAGAGGGGGACCGTCCCGCTGTAACGGCCGAGGAGGCCGCGCTCGTAGCGGAGCTCGTCGCCGACGCGCTCCAGCCGGAACCCGTAGTAGCGGACGAACGTGAGCGCGGCACTGACGACCCACACGACCAGCAGGAAGCCGACTGCGCCGAGCAGACCCAGCGACAGCAGGTCGCCCGTCCCGAGCGAGGGCACGTCGCCGGGGCCGACCTCGACGTCGATGATCCCGTAGCGCACGAGCAGCCGGCCGCCGTCGAACAGCAGGTCGTCGAAGAGGCTCGCGCCGACGAACGGCGCGATCACCGCGCCGGGGCGGAACGACACCGCACACAGCGTCGCGAAGCGCCGCCCCGTGAGCTCGTACAGCGTCTCCGACTCGGCGGCGACCCCGCCCGACTCAGCGGAACCCGCGGATCCCGTCGCCGCGGTCGCACCGGCGGCGGTCGCCGACGGTCGCGTCCCGGCGCGTTCGGCCGTGGAGGCGTCGTCGGACGCCGACTCGCGGTCGTCGCGGGACTCGTCACCCCGGCCGCGGCGACCCAGTTCCGCCCGGAGCCGGTCGGCCTCGTCGCTCCCGACGGCGTCGAGGGTCGCCTCGGTGGCGCCGCCGCCGGCGGTCTCGACGGTCACGGTGGCGAGCCCGAGCGCCCGCTGGAGGATGCTGCGGCGCACGTCCACGTTCTGAACGCGGTGGAGGGGGATCTCCCGGTCCTGTCGGGAGACGACGCCGGATCTGACGACCAGCCGGTCGGACAGCACCTCGTACTCGAACCGGTACCAGCGGGCGAGCGCGGCGCCGGCGCCGACGAGGAACGCGGCCGGGACCGCGAGAAACGCCACCGGTCCGGGGCCGTCGCCGCCGCCCATCCCGGCGAAGGCGGTGCTCGCGAACAGCGCGAACAGCGCCAGCTGGCCGCCCGAGCGGAGCGCGCTGACGGCGGCAGAGGCGGGATGCAGTCGGGTCATCAGACGGCGTCGAACTCCGATTCGGTCGCGAGCTCGCGCAGGCGCTCGCGGAGCTCGCTCGCCCGCGCCGGCGTCAGCCCGGGGATCGTGATGTCGGCGCCGCGGGAGCCGGCCGTGTAGACGACGACCGAGGCGAGCCCGAGGGCGCGCTCGACGGGTCCGCGCCGGGTGTCGACGTGCTGGACGCGCACGTACGGCACCGACGTGTCGACCCGGGTGAGGACGCCGCGAACGAGATACAGCGAGTCCTCGCGCACCTCGAAGCGCCACACGCGATAGCGAACGACCGCGGCCCCGAGCCCGAGCACGACGACGCCGAGCGCGACCGCCGCGGCCCACGCCGGCGACACCGGAGCGCCGACCCGTTCGGCGACCAGTCCGGCGGCGAGTATCACGCCGCCCGGGACGAGTGCGCCGACGACCCACGCGAGGCGGACCCGCGGATCCAGCGATTCCATACCCGGCGTTCGGTCGCCTCCGGTAAACGCTGTGGGGTTGCCCGACCGGACGTGGTCGCGGCCGCGGTCAGGCCGCGGGTCGCTCAGTCGCGACCGGAGTCGGTCGGCGTCTCCGAATCGGCGAGCACGCCCCCGAGGTCGACGCCGTCGTACCCGTCGCCCCCGTCGTCGACCCCCTCGGCGTCGGCCGTTTCGTCGTCCAACTCCTCCATCACGCGGGCGTGGAACTCCGCCAGCGCCGCGTCCTCGTCCTCGGCGAGCACCGTGTCGCTGGCCGACAGCGTCGCCAGCCCGAACGCCCGCGGCGAGGGCGCGTCGACCTCGTGGCGGACCACCTCGATCTCGCCGGCCCGGATCGCCGCGAGCACCTCGCGGATCCCCGAGAGGTTCAGCTTGTCCTCGACGATCTCGCGGTACGTCTCCTCCAGCACCGCGAACGAGTCGAGGCCCTCGGCGAAGGAGACGAGCATCTCCGCGGACACCTGCTGTTGGGCGGCGGACTTCTCGTACCCTTTGTACCGCTTCAGGATCATCAGCGACCGCGTCGCGTTGATGCGGAAGTAGCGCTTCAGCAGGTCGGTCCCCCGGAGCGCCGACCGGAAGTCCGGGTACGCCTCCTCGGAGTCGATCGAGGCGATCACGTCCGCCACGTCCACCTTCCGGTTCAGCGGCATCGTGACGGTGAAGCCGTTGTCGGCGACGGCGACCTGGACGTTCGCGTTCGCCCGCCGCGAGCAACGGTACGCGACGAGCCGCGAGAGGCCGTCGTTGAACTCCCGGCCGTAGGCGCTGTGGACGTGGTAGTGGCGGCGGTACTCGGTTCGGTCGAGCACCTGCTCGACGACGAGCCGGTCGGGCGTCGACACCCCCTCCGGGCCGAGATACCGGCGCTGCTCGTCGAACATCCGGGTGATCGCGCGCACGGCGTTCTCGTCGAGCGGGAGCCGCCTGAGCCACCGGCGCGCGTCCGCCGGTCCGCCGGCGCCGAGCCGGTCCGTCACCTCCGCTTGGAACGCCAGGATCTCCCGGCCGAGGTCGTAGCTGAGCGGGAGCCGCTCGGAGAACCACGAGGGAACCGTCGGCCGCTGGCTCGACGGGTCGACGTACACCTTCGAGCCCCGGCGGTAGCTGTACTGGTACGTCGACCCGCCGAGTTGGAACACGTCGCCGGGCTCCAGCGTGTCGAGGTAGCCCTCGTCGAGTTGCCCGACCCACTCGTCGCCGCCGCGGACGAACACGTCGATCGTGAACGAGTCCGGGATCGTGCCGATGTTCGTCATGTAGATGACGCGCGCCAGCCGGCCTCGCTTCCCGATCAGCGGCTCGCCAACGTCGAACTCCTCATAGTGGTGCTCGCCGTCGGGCGGGTCGTTGGTGTCGCGCCACACCTTCGCGTACGCGTTCCGCTCCTCCATCCCCTCGTAGTCGGCCGTGAGATACCGCCGGAGCTGCTCCCACTCGGCGTCGGAGTAGTTCCGGTACGGGTACGCCGACCGAAGCGTGTCGCGCACGTCCGCCTCCCGCTTCACGCCGTTGATCGCCATGCCGTACACCTGCTGGGCGGCCACGTCCTGGGCGTTCTCGGGGACGAACACGCGGTCGACGAACCCCTCCTCGGCCTTGCGGAGCATCACCGCACACTCGACGAGTTCGTCGCGGTCGAGCGCGATCACCCGGCCCTCGACGGTCCGCCCGAGGCGGTGGCCCGCGCGACCGACCCGCTGGAGCAGCGAGGCGACCGACTTCGGGGAGCCGACCTGTACCACGAGGTCGACGTGCGGCATGTCGATCCCCAGCTCCAGCGACGTGGAGGTGGTGACCACGTCCACGTCGCCGGACTTCAGCTTCTCCTCGACCGCCTCGCGGTGCTCCTTCGACATCGAGCCGTGGTGACAGCCCGAGTCGGCCTCGTCGTAGCCGTAGCGCTCGCGGAGGTTCGTCAGTACACGCTCGGCGCCCGAGCGCGTGTTCGTGAACACGAGGGTGT
Protein-coding sequences here:
- a CDS encoding AAA domain-containing protein, producing MNVRGPLLEVGEIRQVSTKYGERDLAELTVRPDGGAADPVTVTLWGKWTHTAEHAEPGMELLVTDAEVDDYGDREGYTTSADSYVVLEPDFLVDVTDIRSWVQCPRMYYLNKLSGIPLNYPVVKGTVVHEVFGDLLRGVELEESIDDRVAEAGLELGLLGMEREEVADEVRRNAAAIEGWLNQGTLATDGDASAGAEGETTVVGSDASTEACDDASTNTAADENASRSEWDGGPDESEWRSEYTLISPTFGVKGRADALRRGQPVELKTGKNTNREPRFQDKIQAACYALLLRERGIDADTGTLLYTKNTALERGEESGDLSPAKEFSVGKGLLDFVVRQRNEIAATEFDMSVPTGYEADAKCEYCFEQDTCMVVSGRLDQESKAGQIGTALSEEEREYFDETYRALEEERRETHAEYRKLWEQTAEERAADDRALIDLEPVREEPLGDGRWGLTARKESDAVSKLREGDVALASDGDPASGHSELGRIQKLGEEVVVETDEPVKLCRLDVYPSELSVSRMHTAVHDFVLKGDPDRKDVLFGRREPAFGTRDDDATPFIDNNEAQNAAVERAVTAEDFALVHGPPGTGKTYTIARIVRALVERGDRVLLSAFTNRAVDNAVEALRAQGFTDVLRVGTETGVRGDMQDIRLVTRGEPNDRAAKLNSAPVVAATTSSCGSRTMREQEFDVALVDEASQLTEPGTLAAINLADRFVLVGDHEQLPPVVRAENRLRESLFQRLIEEHPDAGVMLDRQYRMSQRIQAFSSREFYDGKLRPATPEVAGQTLADLGVDTADLPPELRDPVSFVDPDGAREGNANPAEADRVAQVVEAYVAAGVDPDDIGVIAPFRAQVAEIGRRTDVTVDTVDRFQGSSEEVIVVSFVATGDLDGPIFEDTRRVNVALTRAKKALCLVGDAEALASEPFYARMLDWARR
- a CDS encoding PH domain-containing protein → MTRLHPASAAVSALRSGGQLALFALFASTAFAGMGGGDGPGPVAFLAVPAAFLVGAGAALARWYRFEYEVLSDRLVVRSGVVSRQDREIPLHRVQNVDVRRSILQRALGLATVTVETAGGGATEATLDAVGSDEADRLRAELGRRGRGDESRDDRESASDDASTAERAGTRPSATAAGATAATGSAGSAESGGVAAESETLYELTGRRFATLCAVSFRPGAVIAPFVGASLFDDLLFDGGRLLVRYGIIDVEVGPGDVPSLGTGDLLSLGLLGAVGFLLVVWVVSAALTFVRYYGFRLERVGDELRYERGLLGRYSGTVPLSKVQTVTVSENAVMRRLGYASLAIETAGYAPGSGGGGGGDGGAETAVPLDTRSRVVALADDVRAELGTDADAEVDDLEAPNSPNDPDDPDDAFGVDTVARPPTRARRRYVARYAIAALVATALAVGVDRLVFDLPGALPLLPLVGVALAPIAGHLTWANRGHTTVGDGFVTRTGVLRRHTRLVPYFRLQTVFVSRTVFQRRRNLASVVGDSASSSGLLGGDAIAYDLDAADADALREELLDRLEDDLAARRRVRHDRRRRAEGGATEGEATSDIGPDAGSDATTDAVGPDHGLPYGPDSVATNGRGSGDEESDTQDGDGGKDTEGDETEGGNDAADRRSDRDGERDD
- a CDS encoding PH domain-containing protein; translation: MESLDPRVRLAWVVGALVPGGVILAAGLVAERVGAPVSPAWAAAVALGVVVLGLGAAVVRYRVWRFEVREDSLYLVRGVLTRVDTSVPYVRVQHVDTRRGPVERALGLASVVVYTAGSRGADITIPGLTPARASELRERLRELATESEFDAV